A section of the Pseudanabaena mucicola str. Chao 1806 genome encodes:
- a CDS encoding type II toxin-antitoxin system VapC family toxin, whose product MDTYLVDTHALAWFIAEDKRLSPLAEELLNQAQEGDIQILIPTLVLAELTHIAEKGKVKVTVEEILQQINQGDGFTVVAFDFPVFQAMLTLPKEWDIHDRVIAATASYYQTTLITRDEMLRASSKIKTLWD is encoded by the coding sequence ATGGATACTTATTTGGTGGATACTCATGCGTTAGCTTGGTTTATTGCTGAAGATAAACGCTTATCCCCCTTAGCTGAAGAACTTCTTAATCAGGCTCAAGAAGGCGATATTCAAATTTTAATTCCGACACTTGTTTTGGCTGAACTTACACATATTGCGGAGAAAGGTAAGGTAAAGGTGACAGTTGAGGAGATTTTGCAACAAATTAATCAGGGAGATGGTTTTACGGTGGTGGCTTTCGATTTTCCTGTTTTTCAAGCGATGCTTACATTACCAAAAGAATGGGATATTCACGATCGCGTGATTGCGGCGACGGCTAGTTATTATCAGACAACGTTGATTACAAGAGATGAGATGTTAAGAGCTTCATCTAAAATAAAAACTCTCTGGGATTGA
- the glnT gene encoding type III glutamate--ammonia ligase has product MTKALSEIAQEKGIRYFLISFTDLFGVQRSKLVPTAAIDSMEANGAGFAGFATWLDMTPADPDIFAIPDRHSLFPLPWQPEIGWMPADLYMNGEPVKQAPRYVLKQALSQAEALGYRVKTGVECEYFLLSADGTDISDLSDRASKPCYDQQALMRRFDIIAEICDAMLAMGWGAYQNDHEDANGQFEMNWTYADALVTADRHAFFKYMVKAIAEKHGFRATFMPKPFPHLTGNGCHTHLSIWDLEGNTNLFDDAKGGLGLSSLAYQFIGGVLHSAEAVCALTNPTVNSYKRINAPVTNSGATWSPNTISYTGNNRTHMIRIPEAGRFEFRLADGAANPYLLPAAIIASGLDGIKHNREAGQRYDNNSYTDPLPFGTVKQLPANLLDALRCLQANTILPDVLGAEFVQSYIKLKQREWNDYSTRISPWELENTLDC; this is encoded by the coding sequence ATGACTAAGGCTCTATCGGAAATTGCTCAAGAAAAAGGGATTCGCTACTTTCTCATTTCCTTCACTGACCTCTTTGGCGTGCAACGCTCTAAATTAGTGCCAACCGCAGCGATCGACTCGATGGAAGCCAATGGTGCAGGATTTGCAGGATTCGCCACATGGCTCGACATGACACCCGCCGATCCCGATATCTTCGCTATTCCCGATCGCCATAGTCTTTTCCCTTTACCTTGGCAACCCGAAATTGGCTGGATGCCCGCCGATCTCTACATGAATGGTGAACCTGTCAAACAAGCACCACGCTATGTTCTCAAGCAAGCTCTCAGCCAAGCCGAAGCCCTCGGTTATCGCGTTAAAACGGGTGTGGAATGCGAGTATTTTCTACTTTCTGCTGATGGTACAGATATTTCTGATTTAAGCGATCGCGCTAGCAAGCCCTGCTACGACCAACAAGCCCTGATGCGCCGCTTCGATATCATTGCGGAAATCTGTGATGCCATGTTAGCGATGGGTTGGGGAGCCTATCAGAACGATCATGAAGATGCTAACGGTCAATTCGAGATGAACTGGACTTATGCCGATGCCTTAGTCACAGCCGATCGCCATGCTTTTTTTAAATATATGGTCAAAGCGATCGCTGAAAAGCACGGCTTCCGCGCTACCTTTATGCCCAAACCATTCCCTCACCTAACGGGAAATGGCTGTCATACCCATCTCTCCATTTGGGATTTAGAGGGTAATACAAATCTCTTTGATGACGCAAAAGGAGGACTCGGTTTATCGAGCTTAGCCTATCAATTTATCGGTGGCGTATTGCATTCCGCAGAAGCAGTTTGTGCTTTGACTAACCCCACCGTCAACTCCTACAAGCGGATTAATGCGCCCGTTACTAACTCTGGCGCAACATGGTCGCCCAATACGATCAGCTACACAGGTAACAACCGCACCCACATGATCCGCATTCCCGAAGCAGGTCGCTTTGAGTTCCGTCTCGCCGATGGAGCCGCGAATCCCTATCTCCTCCCTGCGGCAATTATTGCCAGTGGTCTCGATGGCATCAAACACAATCGCGAAGCAGGTCAACGCTATGACAATAATTCCTACACCGATCCGCTTCCCTTTGGTACTGTGAAACAATTGCCAGCGAATCTTTTAGATGCGTTGCGATGTTTGCAAGCAAATACGATTTTGCCCGATGTGTTAGGTGCAGAGTTTGTGCAATCCTATATCAAGTTAAAGCAACGCGAATGGAATGATTACAGTACTCGCATTAGTCCTTGGGAATTGGAAAACACTTTAGATTGTTAA
- a CDS encoding YggS family pyridoxal phosphate-dependent enzyme, with protein sequence MSQTIAERLNQIRSNISTNVKLVAVSKYTTTEAIRAAYKAGIRDFGESRVQDAKIKQMELADLTDITWHMIGSLQSNKTRQAIAQFDWIQSLDRLRLAEQCDRLIQELGKSPKLLLQVKLAEDPHKSGWTESELLADLHQLEKLQNLNIVGLMSILPLGLNESQAYDVFSRVGELAAKLRSLGWSNIQELSMGMSADYAIAVKAGATMIRVGNQIFSGY encoded by the coding sequence ATTAGTCAAACGATCGCTGAGCGCCTTAATCAAATTCGCAGTAATATTTCCACTAACGTCAAACTGGTTGCTGTGAGTAAATACACGACGACAGAAGCGATTCGTGCTGCTTATAAAGCGGGCATCCGTGACTTTGGTGAATCGAGAGTGCAGGATGCCAAAATCAAACAAATGGAACTAGCCGATTTAACGGATATTACTTGGCACATGATTGGATCATTGCAAAGTAATAAGACAAGGCAAGCGATCGCCCAATTTGATTGGATTCAATCGCTTGATCGTCTTCGTCTTGCGGAACAATGCGATCGCTTAATTCAGGAACTCGGCAAATCGCCAAAATTACTCTTGCAAGTCAAGCTCGCAGAAGATCCTCATAAATCAGGTTGGACAGAATCGGAACTATTAGCAGATTTACACCAATTAGAGAAGTTGCAAAACCTTAATATTGTGGGACTGATGTCGATTTTGCCTTTAGGTTTAAATGAGTCTCAAGCCTATGATGTCTTCAGTCGCGTGGGAGAATTAGCCGCAAAGTTGCGATCGCTTGGTTGGTCAAATATTCAAGAACTCTCAATGGGGATGTCGGCGGACTATGCGATCGCTGTTAAAGCAGGTGCAACGATGATTCGAGTGGGTAACCAAATATTTTCTGGTTATTAA
- the pheT gene encoding phenylalanine--tRNA ligase subunit beta, with translation MRISLNWLRELVDCDLSPQELEGKLTMAGFEVESIEDRRTWAEGVVVGHILTADRHPNADKLQVCKVDIGASEPLQIVCGAANARQGLFVPVATIGTYLPNIDLKLRPTKLRGERSEGMICSLAELGLAKESSGIHELPDGLIVGADVRPLLGLDDAILDVTSTANRADALSVVGIAREVSALLGKEVCLPLATQDFQPKVANWVKVEDSKSCPAYIGTLIKDVKVAPSPEWLKRRVEAAGMRSINNIVDITNYILLEWGQPLHAFDADTLDKDIKIGVRFAKAGEKIKTLDDIDRTLTSQNFLITSGDKPIAIAGVMGGAETEVSHKTTSIVLEAALFSQVTTRRSARAQGLRTEASSRYERGVNQTAIESATAKAIQMIVELAGGKIIEQSIADARSQEVRVIDLRLTKVWQVLGEVEREDENVLPLLSESEVEQTLKVLSFELKKEPTDEGSYATWKVTVPPYRYADIEREIDLVEEIARIYGYDKFVETLPARTEFGFLSADQEGGRMIRAAFRAVGLTEVMHMSLCSPTDTHQVKINNPVAIEYGALRGDLLTNLIDACAFNINQGNGILNGFEIGRVFWLDEAGSDETDHIAGIFGGDPTVGAWQHDSKPLNFYEAKGLLDSIFHNLSVMVEYQPDQKDDRLHPGRTASLWISGERLGTFGQLHPQLRAEKELPDEIYVFELDFYTLLDAMMKKSISTFQPFSTYPSSDRDIAFFAPLKFTVADIQRSITHVGGELLDSVTLFDQYIGKGVPEGSRSLAFRLVYRASDRTLTDADINPVHQKVRDLLEEKFQATLRS, from the coding sequence ATGCGTATCTCTTTGAACTGGCTCCGTGAACTTGTTGACTGCGATCTCTCGCCCCAAGAGCTAGAAGGAAAACTCACGATGGCAGGCTTTGAAGTGGAGTCCATCGAAGACCGCAGAACATGGGCTGAGGGCGTGGTCGTTGGGCATATCCTTACTGCCGATCGCCACCCTAATGCCGATAAATTACAGGTATGTAAAGTCGATATTGGTGCATCTGAACCATTGCAAATTGTCTGTGGTGCGGCAAATGCGAGACAGGGCTTGTTTGTACCTGTAGCCACGATTGGTACTTATTTGCCGAATATTGATTTAAAACTGCGTCCAACAAAATTACGAGGTGAGCGTTCTGAGGGGATGATCTGCTCACTCGCCGAGCTTGGTTTAGCCAAAGAATCAAGTGGTATTCACGAATTGCCCGATGGCTTAATTGTTGGTGCAGATGTTCGCCCCTTGCTTGGACTGGACGATGCAATTCTTGATGTGACTTCGACCGCAAATCGCGCTGACGCTCTGAGTGTAGTGGGAATCGCCCGTGAAGTATCGGCCCTGCTTGGTAAAGAGGTGTGTTTACCCCTAGCAACTCAAGATTTTCAGCCCAAGGTCGCCAACTGGGTAAAGGTGGAAGATTCTAAATCTTGCCCTGCCTATATCGGCACATTGATTAAAGATGTAAAGGTTGCGCCATCTCCAGAATGGCTGAAGCGTCGGGTGGAAGCCGCAGGAATGCGATCAATCAACAATATTGTCGATATCACCAATTACATCCTGTTGGAATGGGGACAGCCTCTCCATGCCTTTGATGCGGATACTCTAGATAAGGACATTAAGATCGGGGTGCGTTTTGCCAAGGCTGGCGAAAAAATCAAAACCCTTGATGATATTGATCGCACTCTCACCAGTCAAAACTTCTTGATTACCTCTGGCGACAAGCCGATCGCGATCGCTGGGGTGATGGGTGGTGCAGAAACCGAAGTTTCCCATAAAACTACTAGTATCGTTTTAGAAGCGGCGCTCTTCTCGCAAGTCACTACAAGGCGATCAGCACGCGCTCAAGGCTTACGCACTGAAGCCTCATCACGCTATGAACGGGGTGTAAATCAGACCGCGATCGAGTCAGCTACTGCCAAGGCAATCCAAATGATTGTGGAACTGGCGGGTGGCAAGATCATTGAGCAAAGTATTGCGGATGCTCGTTCTCAGGAAGTGAGGGTGATTGATTTACGCTTGACGAAGGTTTGGCAAGTTCTTGGAGAAGTTGAACGTGAAGATGAAAATGTATTGCCTTTGCTCTCTGAATCAGAAGTTGAGCAAACTCTCAAGGTGCTATCCTTTGAACTAAAAAAGGAACCGACTGATGAAGGTAGCTATGCGACTTGGAAAGTAACCGTTCCTCCCTATCGCTATGCGGACATCGAGCGTGAAATTGATCTTGTAGAAGAGATTGCGCGAATCTATGGATATGACAAGTTTGTAGAAACTCTTCCTGCTAGAACTGAGTTTGGGTTCCTCTCCGCCGATCAAGAAGGTGGTCGGATGATTAGAGCTGCATTCCGTGCTGTGGGCTTAACTGAAGTAATGCATATGTCTCTTTGTAGCCCTACCGATACGCATCAAGTGAAAATCAATAACCCTGTAGCGATCGAGTATGGAGCATTGCGCGGCGATTTGCTCACCAACTTGATTGATGCTTGTGCCTTTAACATCAATCAAGGTAATGGTATTTTGAATGGCTTTGAGATTGGGCGTGTGTTTTGGCTTGATGAGGCGGGTAGCGATGAAACCGATCACATTGCAGGTATTTTCGGTGGCGATCCGACTGTGGGTGCATGGCAACATGATTCCAAGCCTCTGAATTTCTATGAAGCCAAAGGGTTGTTAGATTCCATATTCCATAATCTCTCGGTCATGGTTGAATATCAGCCTGATCAAAAGGATGATCGTTTACATCCTGGACGTACCGCTTCTCTCTGGATTTCGGGTGAGCGTCTTGGTACATTTGGTCAACTACATCCTCAACTACGCGCTGAGAAGGAACTACCCGATGAGATTTATGTGTTTGAGCTAGATTTCTATACCTTGCTCGATGCAATGATGAAGAAGTCAATTTCCACCTTCCAGCCCTTCTCGACTTACCCCAGTAGCGATCGCGATATTGCCTTTTTTGCTCCCTTGAAGTTCACGGTTGCTGACATTCAGCGATCGATTACCCATGTGGGCGGCGAGTTGCTTGATTCCGTCACACTTTTCGATCAATACATCGGCAAAGGTGTTCCCGAAGGTTCACGCAGCCTTGCCTTTAGGCTAGTTTATCGAGCTAGCGATCGCACTCTCACTGATGCCGACATTAACCCCGTTCATCAGAAAGTTCGCGATTTACTCGAAGAAAAGTTCCAAGCAACTTTGAGAAGTTAG
- the hemW gene encoding radical SAM family heme chaperone HemW produces the protein MSQILPQSLYLHIPFCKRRCFYCDFAITTGGENLKQQYVDVLCQEIVLTVAEVPPNQPLKTIFLGGGTPSLLSVKQLEQILTTITKYFAIASHAEISLEANPGTVSLETLRGYRSLGVNRISLGSQAFQQELLDVCGRGHSVAEIYESVDMIQKAGFTNFSLDLISGLPHQTITDWQNSLAKAIALQPTHLSVYDLTIEEGTAFGKRYQAGEQPLPTEDHTVAMYIAAHELLPAAGYEHYEISNYAQSGFQAQHNLTYWHNQPFYGLGMGATSYINRQRIDRPRKMREYLDAIAKWQASDLGFTAPVIDDREELIDTLMQGLRLMEGLSFKTLQLNYGIELCDRALQLLHPYQAKNWVKLVEQSDDLRIILIPPDGWLFSNIIIADLYENL, from the coding sequence TTGAGCCAGATCCTTCCTCAATCTCTATACCTACATATTCCCTTTTGTAAGCGACGTTGTTTTTATTGTGATTTCGCAATTACGACAGGTGGCGAAAATCTCAAACAGCAATATGTGGATGTTCTCTGCCAAGAAATTGTGCTGACCGTTGCGGAGGTTCCTCCCAATCAGCCATTAAAAACGATTTTCTTGGGTGGGGGAACGCCATCTTTGCTATCGGTAAAGCAGCTTGAGCAGATTCTCACAACTATAACCAAATATTTTGCGATCGCCTCTCATGCTGAAATCTCCCTTGAAGCCAATCCAGGCACTGTGAGTTTGGAGACTTTGCGGGGTTATCGCAGTTTGGGAGTCAATCGCATTAGTTTGGGTTCACAGGCTTTTCAGCAGGAATTATTAGATGTCTGTGGGCGTGGTCATAGTGTTGCTGAAATTTATGAATCAGTTGATATGATTCAGAAAGCAGGATTTACGAACTTCAGTTTAGACTTAATCTCAGGGCTACCCCATCAAACAATCACAGATTGGCAGAACTCCCTCGCCAAGGCGATCGCTTTGCAACCTACACATCTATCTGTTTATGACTTAACCATTGAAGAAGGAACTGCTTTTGGGAAGCGCTATCAAGCAGGTGAACAACCATTGCCGACAGAAGATCATACGGTTGCGATGTATATTGCTGCCCATGAGTTACTACCTGCCGCAGGCTATGAGCACTATGAAATCTCGAATTATGCCCAATCAGGATTTCAAGCACAACATAATTTGACCTATTGGCATAACCAACCCTTTTATGGGCTGGGTATGGGTGCAACGAGTTATATCAATCGCCAAAGGATCGATCGCCCACGCAAGATGCGAGAATATCTCGATGCGATCGCTAAATGGCAAGCATCAGACCTCGGCTTTACGGCTCCAGTAATTGATGATCGTGAGGAGTTAATCGATACGCTGATGCAGGGATTACGCTTGATGGAAGGTTTAAGTTTCAAGACATTGCAATTGAATTATGGAATCGAACTTTGCGATCGCGCTTTGCAACTTCTCCATCCCTATCAAGCCAAAAACTGGGTCAAGTTGGTTGAGCAATCAGATGATCTTCGCATTATATTAATTCCTCCCGATGGTTGGCTATTTTCTAACATCATCATTGCCGACCTATACGAAAATCTGTAA